The Medicago truncatula cultivar Jemalong A17 chromosome 4, MtrunA17r5.0-ANR, whole genome shotgun sequence genome includes a region encoding these proteins:
- the LOC11443426 gene encoding UPF0047 protein YjbQ, with product MQVSSLCVAKFPLSVKAQLPTLKTQESMATAPKWAQKTIALPPYKRGCHLVTPKIAKEIEQDLSGFKCGLAHLFLQHTSASLTINENYDTDVRDDTETFLNRIVPEGPSAPWKHTLEGHDDMPAHIKSSMFGCALTIPITDGKLNMGTWQGIWLCEHRDHPTSRRVVVTLNGI from the exons ATGCAGGTGTCATCACTGTGCGTAGCAAAGTTTCCATTAAGCGTGAAAGCGCAGCTTCCCACCTTGAAGACGCAGGAATCCATGGCGACTGCACCTAAGTGGGCCCAGAAAACCATCGCTCTACCTCCTTACAAACGCGGCTGTCATCTTGTTACTCCTAAG ATAGCGAAAGAAATTGAACAAGATCTTTCTGGATTCAAGTGCGGTCTCGCTCATCTCTTCT TGCAGCATACAAGTGCTTCTCTTACTATCAATGAGAATTACGACACTGATGTTCGCGATGATACTGAGACATTCCTCAATCGAATTGTTCCCGAG GGGCCATCTGCACCTTGGAAGCACACACTAGAGG GTCATGATGACATGCCGGCTCATATTAAGTCATCAATGTTTGGCTGTGCACTCAC GATACCGATTACAGATGGAAAGCTTAACATGGGAACCTGGCAG GGTATATGGCTTTGTGAGCACCGGGATCATCCTACCTCACGAAGAGTCGTTGTCACTCTTAATGGAATATGA
- the LOC11443946 gene encoding pseudouridine kinase, with protein sequence MLSGRQLDHEDAEAVIIGGMVLDIHATPSIRANPGTTTPGKVYYVQGGVARNVAECMSKLGAKPYMISALGFDMAGNLLLEHWKTAGLSTEGILKNKDIETPVVCNIFDVNGEVAAGVASVEALEKYLTPDWILCFKSTLLYAPVLMVDANLSGPSLEASCKMAADTGCPVWFEPVSVTKSQRIRSVAKYVTFASPNEDELIAMANALSGSNEFRPLKEDHKKDNLSPGSLFQILKPAVLVLLGKGIKVVLVTLGSNGVFLCSKGGPSCYKFPVAKTNRTGFGGQLYKSVMQNCPPNCYSGFSELDISNRLFAVHLPSLPASVVRLTGAGDCLVGGTLTSICAGLDIMQSVSVGIAVAKAAVEVETNVPSAFSLASIADDARSVFCHAKVLLQQSMM encoded by the exons ATGCTAAGTGGTAGGCAATTGGATCATGAGGATGCAGAGGCTGTGATAATTGGGGGTATGGTGTTGGATATTCATGCCACACCTTCAATCCGTGCAAATCCCGGAACTACTACCCCCGGCAag GTTTATTATGTGCAAGGTGGTGTTGCAAGGAATGTAGCAGAATGCATGTCAAAGCTAGGAGCAAAGCCATACATGATCAGTGCGCTTGGGTTTGACATGGCTG GAAATCTACTGTTGGAACATTGGAAAACCGCTGGCCTATCAACAGAAG GTATTTTGAAGAATAAAGATATTGAGACTCCAGTCGTATGCAATATATTTGATGTTAATGGCGAGGTAGCTGCTGGTGTTGCAAGCGTGGAAGCTCTT GAAAAATATTTGACACCTGACTGGATTTTATGCTTCAAGAGCACTTTACTTTATGCTCCAGTGTTGATGGTCGATGCAAATCTGAGTGGTCCTTCCCTTGAAGCTTCTTGTAAAA TGGCGGCTGACACAGGGTGCCCTGTCTGGTTTGAGCCGGTGTCGGTTACTAAATCCCAAAGAATCAGATCTGTTGCCAAGTAT GTAACTTTTGCTTCTCCAAATGAAGATGAACTTATTGCAATGGCAAATGCATTATCTGGCAGTAATGAGTTCCGCCCACTTAAAGAAGACCATAAAAAAGATAACCTATCACCAGGATCTTTGTTTCAAATACTGAAACCAGCTGTGTTGGTTTTATTAGGAAAAGGCATTAAAGTGGTCCTAGTGACCTTAGGCTCAAATGGAGTGTTTTTATGCAGCAAAGGAGGGCCAAGTTGCTATAAATTTCCTGTAGCGAAAACAAACCGGACTGGTTTTGGTGGACAACTATACAAGTCTGTTATGCAAAATTGTCCACCTAATTGTTATTCTGGTTTTTCAGAACTTGATATAAGTAATCGTCTCTTTGCTGTGCATTTGCCGTCACTCCCTGCTTCAGTTGTGAGGCTTACTGGGGCAGGTGATTGCTTAGTTGGTGGAACACTCACATCGATTTGTGCAGGATTAGATATTATGCAAAGTGTGTCCGTTGGCATTGCAGTGGCTAAAGCTGCTGTTGAGGTGGAAACAAATGTTCCTTCTGCTTTCAGTTTAGCTTCCATTGCAG ATGATGCCAGGTCTGTATTTTGTCATGCCAAAGTGCTCCTTCAACAATCAATGATGTAG
- the LOC11443425 gene encoding glycine cleavage system H protein 2, mitochondrial: MACRQLWASRAASYLRISLFHRSFSNVLNNLKYADSHEWVKVDGKSATIGITDHAQDHLGDVVYVELPEVGTAVTQGDGFGAVESVKATSDINSPVSGKVIEVNEELSNSPALVNSSPYENGWIIKVEMSDSGELDKLMDSEKYTKFCEEEDSSH, translated from the exons atggcTTGCAGGCAGTTATGGGCTTCAAGAGCAGCATCATACCTCAGGATCTCTCTCTTTCACAGAAGCTTCTCTAACG TTTTGAACAATCTGAAGTATGCTGATTCTCATGAATGGGTGAAAGTTGACGGAAAGTCTGCAACCATTGGCATAACTGATCATGCCCAAGATCATTTGGGTGATGTTGTGTATGTTGAATTGCCAGAAGTGGGAACGGCAGTGACACAAGGAGATGGTTTTGGTGCAGTTGAAAGTGTGAAGGCAACTAGTGACATCAACTCTCCTGTTTCAGGAAAAGTGATTGAAGTTAATGAAGAGCTCAGCAACTCTCCAGCTTTG GTCAACTCAAGCCCTTATGAAAATGGATGGATAATTAAAGTTGAGATGAGTGACAGTGGCGAACTTGACAAATTGATGGATTCAGAAAAGTATACCAAGTTCTGTGAAGAAGAAGATTCCAGTCATTAA